Below is a window of Halarcobacter anaerophilus DNA.
TTCAAAGCTTTTAAATACCAAGCATATATAAAAACAGGTATAAATCCAAACAAAACTCTATAAAAAACTACTTGCACGGCATCAATATATTCAGTTGCCAATTTCATATAAATAAAATTGCTTCCCCATATCAATGCCAAAAATATTATTAATGACAAATTTTTCATTTTAATCTCTGGCTGTGAGTCAATGCAATCGCAATTGCATCGGTTATATCAAGGGGTTTTATCTCTTTTTTTATTCCTAGTAATCTTTTTACCATAAAAGCAACTTGCTCTTTTTGAGCTTTACCGTTTCCAGTAACTGCCTGTTTTACCTGCAAAGGCGTATATTCGGCAAAATTTCCAAACTCTTGCAAAACTTTTAGTGAGATAGCTCCTCTAAATTGAGCTAATTTAATAACCGTTTTTGGATTAAAAGCATAAAACATATCTTCAATGGCAACTTCATCCAGTTTATACTTATTAAAAATCATATCAAGACCTTCTGTCATCTCTACAATCTGCTCTTGAAGTATTTTTGTTCTTATTTTAATTAGACCCGCTTCAACTAATTTCACATGATTTCCCGTCTTTTCAATAACTGCATATCCGCAATTTCTTGTTCCCGGGTCTATTCCTAATATTTTCAACTTTTCACATTCCCTGTAATCTTAACTTTTCACATAATGAAAGTACTGAATAATGGTAAAAGTTTCA
It encodes the following:
- the ruvC gene encoding crossover junction endodeoxyribonuclease RuvC, with translation MKILGIDPGTRNCGYAVIEKTGNHVKLVEAGLIKIRTKILQEQIVEMTEGLDMIFNKYKLDEVAIEDMFYAFNPKTVIKLAQFRGAISLKVLQEFGNFAEYTPLQVKQAVTGNGKAQKEQVAFMVKRLLGIKKEIKPLDITDAIAIALTHSQRLK